A segment of the Ipomoea triloba cultivar NCNSP0323 chromosome 1, ASM357664v1 genome:
TCCTTGATAGTCATATCTACTGTGTACTCTCCCTGTCTTCTTAAATATGATAGCAGGGTGAGTTGCAAGACTACAGTTAGATATATGGAGGGCCAGATACCTTTTTAATTCCAGCAAGATAGGAGGATATCATTGGTGACTTTGTGGCACAGCCAATATGTGAAGGTAAAGAGGTGTTGAAAAAGCTTGGTATGATAGTTGAGTTTTAATTTGCAAACTTATGTACCAAGGCACCAAGTAACATTAGTAAATCTTTTTCAGTTCATTAAGGAACTTGCAAGTCAGTATCATGGTCTAAGTATGTCTGTAAAATATTGCAAGTTCCTTAAAAGTTAGTGAGTTATTGGAAGTCAGTATCATTCTAAGTATGTCTGTAACTGTTAGTGATTCAAATATTGTTTTAATCAACTTCAAAGTtctctttaaaagtatttataaaagAGAACAAAGTAATTCATTACTTAATCCTTTGTGCTCCCTAAgtgtaataaaaatttagtaTCATGGGCCATTTACTTAATCCCGCATTTTGATTTGCAAGTTGTTATTGTCTTTGATGCAGAAACATCTTCCCTAAGCTGGTTTAGCACATAAGCAGCGAAGTTCATATGAGCTCAGAGATAAGTCCATGATATCAAGTTATATGTAATTTATGAAAAGTATTTTAAGGGATTATGAGTTTTGTTTTGACGTGCAAAAAGAACACATGCTTGCTTACTGTTTATTGCATGAGTGGTCCCAAAATGAACCCTAGATTTCCTTCATTAGAATTGTGAATAtatcaatttcaaaaaaaatctgTACAGAGAATGAGCTTTTCATTACAGTTGTACAACCATCCTTGGGAGTTAACCCCTAAAAAAAAGCTTGATTAGCATACTGATACAAACAGTAATAAAAACTGTCTAATCTATAATATCCTTGATAAAACTCTCTAATCTATAAAAACCTAATTCCTTGGAAGCAATCTTTAAGATATCCATAGTGTTTTGCCTCCAGTCCTCTAGCTTGCTAGATACCTGCAAAGATCACAACATAATACTATGCATAATATCTCTAATGTCAAAGTAAATGAAAATAACAGTGTCCCCAAGAGTTAAGAAGTGaatctgaaaaatgttttccaaggTGCAATACTGATAGGAATACAGTACCCATCAGCCAAAAAAGGACAGAAAttagtacaaaattaaaattacaaaagcACTGCCCAGTatcaaaacccttgaacatatAAAAGTTTTTCTCAGTTTCTCAGCACTTGTCTTGGCATACAGTCAATCTATTTTCTCTAACTTCACTTTGATTTCTTTGATCTCTTTCTGCTTCTTGCCACTCTGTGTTGATGAAAATTGATCCAGCAAGCACCTCTTGACAGGTCCCTCAGTTGCATCACCAACAGCTACATGAGGCATACTTGCTATGGGACTTTCTGCTTCATCACTTAAAAAACCCTAAAATGCAAATTCAATGTAAGTACATCTAAACTCTTTGTAATGTGACAGCGTTTATTAAGTCTTAGAAATTAATCATTACGTCATACCTCCAAAAAATCATCATCACCCAGACTTATTTGCATGTTAGAGTTGCAATCATTATCTTCCAATTTCAGCAGTTCACTGCAATGTTCTTTTAGAATCTGTGGGTCATTGTTTATCCTCAGCACGGGAAATGGAGTGTTACGGTAGGATGTGTGATCTGACTTTGCTGTTATCTGAAACAGCAAAGTCTTGCCTACTAACTGTGTGATCTGCTGTAATGGCTGATTGTTCTGAAAAAAAAGATAGGAATTAGtgaaaattagttaaaataaatttagtagatattcaaaaattaaaaaacataactTACCTTATTACTCTTTTCATATAGCTCTGTTGCTGGAATTCCTATCAACTCCTGGCACTCCCTATCCCACATTAAAAATGAAGCATTACCCTTCATGTCCACAACCTGTAGTGTAATCTTATACCTTAAAATACCAGTTTCCCAAGTCTGAAAACACTTGAAACATTTATTGACTCCTTCagaaattttaagttttttgtaGCATCCCGGCTTCCTACAGGAGCTATAAAACCAATCAATCGGATTAACAATACCCGATATCCTTGCGGCCACCCACAAATCTCCATACTGCATTGACACAGTTAAGAATTAGACTGGATGTAGATGTGAAAACAATATCAAAGAATTTAGAATGTTTTATTACCTTATCATTGTCATAGATCTCCTTTATGGTGGTTAGTTCCATAGACTTACTGCTGGATTCATCCATAGTGTTGGTAAAACTAAAACTGGATAGGGATACTATACTTCTCATAGGTGTTTGATATCCTATGTCCGTAAGACtgaaattcaaatatagtaGTAACGATGAAGTTGAGTACATGTAAAGAAAAACAGAATGCAGAAATTAAATGTATAACATACACATACCTGTCCCTGAAGTTGATAAATTCTGGATAGTCCAGATTGAAAAGGACTTGAGTTACATCATAAGATGAACAGATCTTGACCTCACCATCTGaaagaaaatgcaaaaaaaaaaaaattaattgaggaATTAATTCATTCAGAATGCTTATGTGCATAATTGTAAATGCAGATTTGACTAACCTCTGAGCCCTCTTTTTATCCTACAGAATTGTATGAGAACTATCACAGGATCTTTGGAAGGAGCTTCATATAAATGCTGAATCTTGTTTACGTGGTCGTCCCAAAATGTGCAGGTTAACTTCTGGCCACTGTTTGTTTAAACACACAAATAAGTTTGTTTGTAAAAAATATAGCATTAGCATCAATAGTTTTATACTTACTGGGCATCCTCAAGCACAAAGTCTATGAGCCTAGCATTATTTCCACCAATCTTTTTTTCTTGAGGTCCATAGACTTCAACAACCCGACCAATGATATCTATCcaataattcagaaaatttgaaataacttgactaaaaaaaaaaatatagaccTAACAGCCTACCATGAGGAATGCGAAtgaattaaaaagaatattgaTAGGCTAGAAATCTTACCAATGAGCTCTTTCTCATTTAATTCTGAATTACCTTTCAAACTATCAAAAGGCCTCAATCTGTACATAAACCAAGGGAAATTCTCTGACCTCAACTCTTTGTAAATAGTTTCATGATTCAATTGCATCATATATTCGTTCATGCTAGTCTTGTAGGTATGCCAGTTTGAAACAACGTAAAAGTTCTTGATAGTATACACTTTGCCTTCTACAAAACCCTTGCTAAACTTTGGAACAATCTTTGCTGGTATAGTTGCATGAATGACATTTCCCTATCAATTATATGGTTATTAGCATTTGCAACAGAGAATGTATGTGATATTATTTCTGCAGTACATACGTATGACTAATATGCCTAATTCTAATCTATGCAGATTAAGACGCAAAAATAGCAATACAGATTAAAAGGCAAAAACACATACCTCTGGGTCGTGTAAGACCAATTCTTGACTCTTTAGGTCAGCAGAGCCTTTCTTTTCCCGTACCAGGTAGCTACGAATTACTCTAACCTTTATTGCACTCCTATTGTTGAAGGTAGACAATCCGGTAGCCAGAGAGTACATCCCCATATTGGACTGAAGTTAAATGCGAATGGATCTCAGTTTTGGATGTTGAGATTGATTTAGCGCTTGTAATATATATTGTGATCCCAAATCCCAACTCTAAGTTTGAAACTGGCAGACTTCTACATGCTGAATAATTGTTTTTTCATTCCCGGTGCTATATAAATGAAGAGTCCTCGTTTGCCGAATCGTTGTAAACGATTCGATTTCCCCATGAACTCTAATCATGGCGTCGTTACCTTTTTTaaaacactttaaaacaaacgaTTAATTAACGTTGTTTACCTTTCATAGTTCGACAGCCAGCGCATTAACTGCCCTAAGTATGCTAATTCGAGCGCCATTTTGTTGAGCAGCAAAACGTCACCGTTTTTCTTTGGGCGGGAATTGTGGCCTAAGTGCATTTACTGCTCTTGTTATGGCTATTTTATATTAGAGATATGATATATTTATGTAATTGATGTACTAAATTATACATTATGTATGTAAATTGTTGTATTACTTTACATACATTAacttatatttaattagtaatatttgtttattgttCTTTGTGTAGAAAATGAGAATGACAATATACCAGAAAATACAAGGCcgtttgaaaaagaaattgatttaACATCaagtctcaaaaaaaaaaaaaaaaactcttcggTGTCTTTC
Coding sequences within it:
- the LOC116003769 gene encoding uncharacterized protein LOC116003769, with amino-acid sequence MGMYSLATGLSTFNNRSAIKVRVIRSYLVREKKGSADLKSQELVLHDPEGNVIHATIPAKIVPKFSKGFVEGKVYTIKNFYVVSNWHTYKTSMNEYMMQLNHETIYKELRSENFPWFMYRLRPFDSLKGNSELNEKELIDIIGRVVEVYGPQEKKIGGNNARLIDFVLEDAHGQKLTCTFWDDHVNKIQHLYEAPSKDPVIVLIQFCRIKRGLRDGEVKICSSYDVTQVLFNLDYPEFINFRDSLTDIGYQTPMRSIVSLSSFSFTNTMDESSSKSMELTTIKEIYDNDKYGDLWVAARISGIVNPIDWYKITLQVVDMKGNASFLMWDRECQELIGIPATELYEKSNKNNQPLQQITQLVGKTLLFQITAKSDHTSYRNTPFPVLRINNDPQILKEHCSELLKLEDNDCNSNMQISLGDDDFLEGFLSDEAESPIASMPHVAVGDATEGPVKRCLLDQFSSTQSGKKQKEIKEIKVKLEKID